The following proteins are co-located in the Castor canadensis chromosome 5, mCasCan1.hap1v2, whole genome shotgun sequence genome:
- the Muc20 gene encoding mucin-20 isoform X2, protein MGSVWGLALLLFFCWEAGVSGSSTGPSTSGPVLLVTANNTEVPVMTQRVRTRSEGTSQTTDLAKSSGLSHISMQAPTPSTEIISKTLIPESITSEAEPQETLAMVPAAETGETPIISPAAENKGTLTTSPAPQTRETPTTSPSAETTSLTKIINSNFMGDIINPMDTHDTRGSPKGSGTSTVGTSIGSDPTEVTFDTLPTEDSSEEARRIVIDLLTLAHTFTETESLFSDSSYPSKSSVPVLSTSQALSPAVPIPPKILMTYHTTHIEISNYSLTEIEIEAIITGTSDTDHSPTEVTALSTSETSALSPSREADSHISKTTAFADALSIASAKEPAIPATTFEDTLSTSDTTERKTTATKASTLSESLVTVSRNPLEETLALSVEIPSHAEMSSVLTGSTEAGSAVGKVTSLAGPSASTSSPSEVAPIKNFTYSETFDTDSTTIGSFPISRRLPPSVHLTSANSSRDRNITLAKATTSPRTPMKPPTSTPTTAWVKQTTGVSVGGDGGFLLVRLSVASPEDLTEPRLAERLMKQLRYELRIHVPLVQVSLLRVKRV, encoded by the exons ATGGGCTCTGTCTGGGGCCTcgctctgcttcttttcttctgctgGGAGGCTGGGGTCTCTGGGAGCTCTACAG GCCCCAGCACCAGTGGACCAGTCCTTTTGGTGACAGCAAACAACACAGAAGTGCCTGTCATGACTCAAAGGGTCAGGACAAGATCAGAGGGAACATCCCAGACTACTGACCTTGCTAAGTCCTCAGGGCTAAGCCATATTTCTATGCAGGCTCCAACTCCAAGCACAGAGATCATTTCTAAGACCTTAATCCCAGAAAGCATCACATCAGAAGCAGAGCCCCAGGAGACCCTGGCCATGGTCCCTGCAGCAGAGACTGGGGAAACCCCAATCATTTCTCCTGCAGCAGAGAATAAGGGGACTCTGACCACTTCCCCTGCACCACAGACGAGAGAGACCCCAACTACTTCCCCCTCAGCAGAGACCACCTCCCTCACAAAGATAATAAATTCCAACTTCATGGGTGACATTATCAACCCTATGGACACTCATGACACAAGAGGCAGTCCCAAGGGATCTGGAACTAGCACAGTTGGGACTAGTATAGGCAGTGATCCCACAGAAGTCACCTTTGACACCCTTCCTACTGAGGACAGCTCTGAAGAGGCAAGGAGGATCGTGATAGACCTCTTGACACTGGCACACACCTTCACGGAAACTGAAAGCCTATTCTCAGACAGCAGCTACCCTTCTAAGAGCTCAGTTCCTGTCCTCAGCACTTCTCAGGCCCTGTCACCTGCTGTTCCTATTCCACCAAAGATTTTAATGACCTATCATACCACCCACATTGAGATTAGCAATTACAGtttaacagaaatagaaatagaggCCATCATCACTGGGACCTCAGACACAGATCACAGCCCAACCGAAGTGACAGCCTTGTCCACCTCTGAGACATCAGCTTTGTCCCCCTCCAGAGAGGCAGACTCACACATCTCCAAGACCACAGCCTTTGCTGATGCCTTATCAATAGCCAGTGCCAAAGAGCCAGCTATCCCAGCTACCACCTTTGAAGATACGCTTTCCACCAGTGACACcacagagagaaaaacaacagcaaccaAGGCTTCTACCCTGAGTGAATCGTTGGTGACTGTTAGCAGGAATCCCTTGGAAGAAACCTTAGCTCTCTCTGTTGAGATCCCAAGCCATGCTGAGATGTCAAGTGTGCTTACAGGCTCCACAGAGGCTGGGTCAGCAGTGGGCAAAGTGACTTCTTTAGCTGGTCCCTCAGCTTCAACCTCCAGCCCCTCAGAAGTAGCTCCCATCAAGAACTTCACCTACTCAGAGACTTTTGACACAGACAGTACAACCATTGGGTCCTTCCCCATCAGCAGACGCCTTCCTCCTTCTGTCCACCTGACTTCAGCCAACAGTAGCAGAGACAGAAACATCACCTTAGCCAAGGCCACAACCTCACCCAGGACCCCGATGAAGCCCCCAACATCTACACCCACCACTGCTTGGGTAAAACAGACCACAGGAGTTAGTGTAG